One window of the Candidatus Jettenia sp. genome contains the following:
- a CDS encoding prepilin-type N-terminal cleavage/methylation domain-containing protein, which produces MFPLSKNKERKEQGFTLIEILVAIFVLVIGIFGVMALFPVGIHKTSKIAKTTLGAVSAEVPLAYASYKYPENSGSPDYHIQDIVNLISGTDTPACYFYPGTGVITIPGNSLYGWNTVLVPVDMSTPGNGTATSIAETHLFRQQTAVYKNYTTNNGTATFTYNSTIVSNVSNINTISVNHFICNIQNHIWYRVVNVNELAGSITIGYPYEYETTSAAYISTNTIVGLYNTMLTSH; this is translated from the coding sequence ATGTTTCCACTATCAAAAAATAAAGAACGAAAGGAACAAGGGTTTACCCTTATTGAAATCCTCGTTGCCATTTTTGTGCTGGTGATTGGCATATTTGGTGTTATGGCGCTATTTCCGGTAGGTATACATAAAACCAGTAAAATTGCGAAGACAACCCTCGGTGCCGTTTCAGCCGAGGTTCCCCTTGCTTATGCATCGTATAAGTATCCGGAGAATTCAGGAAGTCCGGATTATCATATTCAGGATATTGTAAACCTTATATCAGGGACAGATACCCCTGCCTGTTACTTTTATCCAGGTACAGGTGTTATTACAATACCAGGTAATTCCCTGTACGGATGGAATACCGTTCTTGTCCCTGTTGATATGAGTACTCCTGGCAATGGGACTGCAACATCGATAGCAGAAACCCATCTTTTCAGACAACAAACTGCCGTGTACAAGAATTATACAACCAATAATGGCACAGCCACTTTTACGTACAATAGCACGATAGTATCTAACGTCTCCAATATCAATACGATTTCAGTCAATCATTTTATCTGTAATATCCAAAATCACATCTGGTATCGTGTAGTAAATGTTAATGAATTGGCAGGTAGTATAACAATTGGATATCCCTATGAATATGAGACTACAAGTGCTGCTTATATTTCTACAAATACTATTGTAGGTCTCTATAATACCATGCTTACTTCACATTAA
- a CDS encoding type II secretion system GspH family protein → MEKRHNGFTLLELLIVIALMAVLWGVAYTLLYQSKKVFSLSENKLEMYQYARIAIGDISRNLKGAILKDTVDYFKSFTPLEATGLTPPPKDNSSILTFLSLTPNGSSTPVTLITYYVNNVDELMLAHYNDASYIYGSVSGFDPHDATFYKLAANINYFNLAYGIGNTWVNAWNSTNGTTTGRLPDSVKVTLQIYGTGTGGMMEIGTFTTEIMIPCRVTH, encoded by the coding sequence ATGGAAAAAAGGCATAATGGTTTTACCTTGCTGGAGTTGTTAATTGTTATAGCTCTCATGGCTGTTCTATGGGGCGTGGCTTATACCCTGTTGTATCAGTCTAAAAAGGTATTTTCTCTATCGGAAAATAAACTGGAAATGTATCAATATGCAAGGATTGCTATAGGCGACATTTCCCGAAACCTGAAGGGGGCGATACTGAAAGATACCGTGGATTATTTTAAATCTTTTACCCCGTTGGAAGCAACCGGACTCACTCCTCCGCCGAAAGACAATAGCAGTATCCTTACCTTTCTATCACTGACGCCGAATGGCTCCTCTACACCAGTTACCCTTATTACCTATTACGTAAATAACGTAGACGAGTTGATGCTGGCACACTATAATGATGCCTCTTATATCTATGGAAGTGTATCGGGCTTTGATCCTCATGATGCCACATTCTATAAACTGGCGGCGAATATAAACTATTTCAACCTCGCATACGGTATTGGAAATACCTGGGTAAATGCCTGGAATAGTACTAATGGAACTACAACTGGTCGCTTGCCTGATTCGGTTAAAGTAACATTACAAATATATGGTACAGGCACCGGCGGTATGATGGAAATAGGTACTTTTACTACAGAAATCATGATTCCCTGCCGTGTAACACACTAA
- a CDS encoding NUDIX hydrolase, with translation MIIYSGKKIQVRKDEIILDDGRKAMRETVEHPGSAAIIPFISEHEILLIQQYRHAIKETIYEIPAGTLDKGEAFYTCAERELEEETGYRAGILEPLIILYPSPGILSETMHLFKATKLTKTQTNYQVDESIKGIVQVKLGEALEMIKKGIIRDAKTVCSILLCK, from the coding sequence GTGATTATTTATTCTGGTAAAAAAATACAGGTTCGAAAGGATGAGATTATCTTAGACGATGGGAGAAAGGCGATGAGGGAAACCGTAGAGCATCCGGGTTCTGCCGCTATTATCCCTTTTATTTCAGAACATGAAATTCTTCTTATCCAGCAATACAGACATGCTATCAAAGAGACAATTTACGAGATTCCTGCCGGCACCCTTGATAAGGGTGAGGCCTTTTATACGTGTGCGGAGCGTGAATTGGAAGAAGAGACAGGCTATAGAGCCGGTATACTAGAGCCGCTTATAATTCTTTATCCCTCTCCGGGCATTCTCAGTGAAACTATGCATCTCTTTAAAGCAACAAAGCTCACAAAAACTCAAACGAATTATCAGGTAGATGAATCAATTAAAGGTATTGTACAAGTTAAATTGGGTGAGGCATTAGAGATGATAAAGAAAGGTATCATACGGGATGCAAAAACGGTATGTAGTATCTTGCTCTGCAAATAG